The following coding sequences are from one Trichoplusia ni isolate ovarian cell line Hi5 chromosome 15, tn1, whole genome shotgun sequence window:
- the LOC113501203 gene encoding uncharacterized protein LOC113501203: MFYEAFLAGIWASVGSTLGKLSGTPSVVGDSYLIWICLLASMVLVNTWGVRHYLRSLDAASNSAAPTVISAASSYVISGVIGIVLFKESSTVRWWAGAMLIILGLALVAQPRTKLKAT; the protein is encoded by the exons atgttttacgaAGCATTTCTGGCCGGTATATGGGCATCCGTTGGAAGTACCCTTGGAAAATTATCTGGTACCCCAAGCGTCGTA GGCGACAGTTACCTCATATGGATATGTTTGCTCGCGTCAATGGTGTTAGTGAATACGTGGGGCGTCAGACACTACTTGCGATCTCTTGACGCGGCCTCCAACTCTGCAGCACCCACTGTCATTTCGGCAGCCTCCAGTTATGTCATTTCT GGTGTTATAGGTATTGTGCTGTTCAAGGAAAGCTCGACAGTGCGGTGGTGGGCAGGTGCCATGCTGATTATTTTAGGACTAGCCTTAGTAGCACAACCGAGAACCAAGCTAAAAGCGACCTAA